GAGCCGTGGCAAGAGGAACATCTGTACTGGGGAATGTGCTCACGTGGTGCTGCACTGCCTGCACACAGCGGTGCCCCCTCTGTGGTACATCCCTGACTGGGACGacagcaggaggctggggaCACCCGGGATGGGGAGCCTCTCTTGATGGCCCCTACTCAATGAGTTTATGTGCTGGATGTGCTTTTTGGAGACTCAAATGttgaaggagcagagcagccgaGCCAGGAGGTGTTCGTGTGGCTTTGGAGTGACCCCACGTGGCAGTGGTTTGTCACGGCATTTGCACAGGCTGGCACCGAGGGGTGCCAGGAGGTGGGACGTGGGACCTGGAGgtttctgcttgctctgttccttcctctctctggaAGGGAAGCGCTGCAGCTTCACGGCAAGATTGTCTTCCTTTCAGAGCTGATGAGGAGTGAAGCACGAGTGGTTGTGAGCATTGGGGAGATGAAGGGACTCCCTAATCCAGAAGATTTTCAGCAGCTGGAGGTTGGCTCCGAGGGTCCGGTGATCACCTACAGCTACTGTGTGACCTACGAGTTTacagagggagaggagcccGAGGACAGGGGCAGCCCTGAGGTTGGTGCTTGATTGTGCTCCTGGAAACAAGCAGCATGGCAGGTCACACACAGCAGGGGGAACTGCATCTCCAGGCTATGGGGTGATGGGCCTGGCacgggcagcagcagtgctggggacagaaTTCCCATGTGGCTGCATCCAGCAGGACAAGccccagctgcccagagctctgcacatGGGAGTGCACTCACAGTGCACTGCTGACTGTGCCAGACCTTTCCCTGGCAATGAAGTCCTTTCTTCTCATGAGGGTGGTCTGGGGAATAGGATTTTGGAGGCAGATCCGTCTCtgttccagggaaaaaaaatacaccagaGTCCCACAGTGGCCATGCTGGATGtggacagctctgctcaggacacaggagaaacaaagagccaccaggagcctgcagccacagaggAGCCCAAGGCCCACTCTGGTAATGTCCCACCTCTCAGGGCAGGTCTATAGCTCTTTTTGGGGTGTGGTGGCATCAGGATGTCCCTtgctgtgccagctgggctGTTCCTGGGACTGATGGACACCAGCCATGTCCTGGGGTCCTTCTGTCCTGGGGGAAGAGAAGTCTCCTCTGAACTTTTTTGTGTCCCTACACAGCCAAGGTGTTTGCCACCCgtggacagccctgggcagacaCCATCGACTGCAGCTACAGGAAGGAACACATTGCCAAGGACTTGGTGGGGCTGAAGTCCTACCTGGAGGCTGGAACAATTGTCTCGGTTGTGGAGGAGAAGGTGAGGGTGTGGCTGAGCTGGATGAAGGGGGAAGAACTGCTGGGAGGCCCAGTGGCATCACCTTCCCTCTGGGAGGCAGGCTGGGATGGCAGTGACCCTGGGCCAGCTCCTCTCTCCGGGCAGGTGCTCTCATGGCCTGTGGATCCAGAAGAAAACACTGTCCCAAATAAGAGGGAAGGACAGGAGCTGAAGAAGAATGGTGCAAAGGTatgtgctgggaaaaaaacaatgacCAAATTCTATCTGAATTGCAAAAACAGTGATGGGAGAACAAGGACCCTTCTCCTGGGCCAGTTTGGTGTTTCAGAGTCAGACCTGTCCCAAAGTCCCCCATTTCTGTGGGGGGAAGGCAGCAGCCATTGACACATACCTTGACCTGGATGCAGTGGTGTGCAAGGGGCTGGGTTGGGGTTGCTTCTCTCTGATAAAGGGACCCCAGCCTTCTACTGAGGCCTGTCCTTCTGTccaagaagaagcagaaaaagaagaagaagcagcaacGTGAATTCCGCAGCGACCCTCCCATTCGGAGCACCCTGGGCACCGCGAGGGTGACCTTGGAGACCCTGCTGGCCACCGAGGACCTGGTGGCAACTGTGTGTGACTTTGGGATCCTGATCCCTGAGAAGCCACCAGAATCACCAGTTCTGGAGGAGAAGGTAAGGAACatgtcccagggcagggctggggttcAGCAAGTGCTCTCTCTGGCTTgggcatccatccatccctcagTTCTCCTCTCCTCAAAATGGGGCTGAAATAGCCCTGCCTAGCCACCATCCATCACTGCTGATGTGGTTATTTAAGGCTGATATTAGCAAGcctgctgctttctctgggCCTAGGAAAATAGAtgagtttatttttccattccagAATGTGTAAGCAGCCACTCATGCTTCCTCTGGTGCTCTCTCTCAGCACGGCAGCACCATACCAGCTGTACCAACTTTCTGTTTCCTGGATTCTCTTCTCTGAGCAGCCactctgctgtgctcctgctcgCCCTCACCTCTTTCCTGTTCCCCTGaaatgctgctggcagcacccagATGATGACAGCTGTCACAGGGCTGAAGGAGGGCAGTGAGTTTCAACACAGCCTTACTGTGGAAACATCTCTCTCCACAGGAggtaaaaaaaggcaaagacaAGAGCAAGAACGCCgaagcagggaaaggaggtCTGGCCAGCCGGAAAACCGCGGCGACTCCAACTCCCAAAGGTGACAGAGGGTGGGGTGTGTGAGAGAGCAAACAGGAGCAGGGCCCGGCcaccctgccagctccaggagcagggatttaCTCATATCCTGAGCCGTGAATACAGACATTGACTGCGGGGCTCTCAGGACAGACAGCCTGGATTCTTTAGTCGGTGTCTGCGCAAGCACGGAGGGTgggctgccagctgccctgggagacACACACCTActgcaccctgtgccaggggagaaGGGCAAAGCAGATTCTTGGGTGAGAAAAGTGCTGCCCGCAGTGTCGGCCGCCAAATGTGGGCGGTGGCGTGGGCGGGCAGCTGGGCGAGGGCTGCCTGCGATGCATAATGTGCTCCTCATCCGCTGCCAGCTCGCATCTCAAAGCACTTTGCAGAGGGGATTATTGTTCTCTCTGGTTTGGAGATGAGATGCACAGAGAGCCCCAGGtgctccagccagcccagggctgggaacagATCCCAGTCTGGTGTCACCCATGAAGAAACCACCCCGAGCCCGCCGGGTGTGTCCCCCGCCTCCCCAGCGCGGAGCTCAGGGCTGCTCAGCCGGCAGCGTCGCTTAATCTGCCAGAGGCAAACCTCAGCCTGCCtcttacaggtttttttccagccgTCTTAGTTTTGACTGCAAAAATAGGAATGCCAGCACATCGGAGGGGTAATGCAAGAGCAAGAGGaagtgggagagggaaggggtgGCCAAGCAATGCTGAAAAGCTGCTCGTGGGTCAAGGAGGGCATGGAGAGGGCCAGgcctcccagcactgctcagagCCACCAAAGgagctttgttttcctgctctggcATCAGATTTAAGAGTGAATTAACCCACAGAGCTCCAGGCTGCTTTCTTGTGCCCTGTCACCCACAGCAGGGTCCCTGTCTTTGGGGAGGctctcagagctctgcagtCCTGGGCTCTGTCTGCATTCAGAGAAGCCTGTGGCCTCTCCCAGCGATCTGAAAAGaactcctggagctgctgtccccCGCAAGAAGATGTGTATTTGCAGTGTACACTCAGCCTGTTGCCGaagcaggcagctgctgtcaAACAGCTCAGCTTCAGCAGCGGttgttccttccttccttccctccctggtGTGTGGAGAGGGCGTGCAGGAGGTTTCCCTTCAGCTCGAACGAGGGTAAAAGTGCTGTTGTGTGCAAGGAAACCCACAGCAATTAGAGACTGGTGCTTAATTTGTTGCCCCAGTTTGTCTGTGCAGGTGGCAGCTGCCTTGGCCTCACTGTGAGGCCACCGAGTCCATATATCAAAGTGTGAGTGCAAAAATCAGTGTCTAAAAATGACAGCTCGCTACACCCACTGTCCCATGGCTGTGACTCACCAGAGCACCCCACTTGTGGCttttggaggagctgctggagccctgctgaGCTCAGTGTCTGCACGTCCCCAGCTGCTCGGGGCCGTTTGACACTCGCCCACACCTGGGCACCTCCTTGGAGCTGTGACAGTGGCCGTGCCCCGggggacagggaatggctcccagccGTGTGTCCAGCGGGGCTGTGCAGGGACCGGCACTCTCACAGCCGGGAGCTGAGGCTGATTTGCATCCCTCAGTCAGCAAATGCACACAAATAATAAGTCTTCTCAGAGGAATTGGGATCACTTCCAGACGGCTCAAAGAGGGAAGGCAGCGGGCTTTGTCACAAGTGAACCGCTTGCCCAGACATTGAAGGATGTCTTCAGAAGTAGTCTCACGTAGGTCTCATTTTACCCTCTGCTTGATTTTCCAGGatccttgaaatattttatttctgcatctttCTTTTGCCCTAGGGCAGTTTCACAACAAATTGACCCAGGTCAATTGCTTTTTTGGGCTTATCCGAAGTCATATTCAAATAGATTTCCCTTGAGGCCCAGTCAGTGCTGACAGCCTTGCACACTGCTGCTTTTAGGATGATTTACTGTCTCAAGACCGTGACAAATATACTTCTTatcacagaaaaaggaaaaaacaaagacacTGCCGAAGTGGAGGAGGGCCAAGAGCTCCAGCTGGTGCCGCTGACAGTTCAATTCCAGATGCAGCTGCTTCGGTGGCCTTTGGCAGCCAGCACCCAGAGCCAGGAGAACGTGGCCGTGGGGAAGACTCAGTGATGTGTCCATAGCAGAAGCATGAGTGGAAATAAACCACACGGGAACGCCGCGTGGAGCCTGGTTTGTCTGAACCGCCAGAACTGGGGGATGCCCCGGGGCTCCTGGTGGTCTGGGgcttctgcaggagctggagcgggCGGGGGGTGTCGGGTGGGTGTGCCGAGCCGGGGACCCACTGCCCCGGGGCCGGTGCCAGCCCCCCGCATCCCGCATCCTCCGCCCGCGGGCGGGGCTCGGGAGctgcggggcggggcgggggcgggggcaGCTCCCGGTGAATCGCGGAGGGAGCGGAGGCTCCTCCGCAGAGCAGGGCGGGGGTTTTGCCGCTCGGGGTCACCGTGGAGTGGCGGCTCCAGCCCGGTCTGCGCGCCCCGGAGGGGCCGGGGGCTCTGGACCGTCCTCACCGGCAGCACCGGGTCCCGGTGAGAACCGAGGAGAAGCACCGAGACACGTCCCGGCTGAGGTGGGAGGAAACGGCTCGTCTTCATCTGCCCGCCCGGGGCCGGTCCTGCGGCGGATGCTGCCATGTATCCCAGGATTAAAAGCCTTGCACTTTACACCTTCTCAATCACGGCGCTGGCCTGGGTGTTTTACATGAAGAAGGAGGCGAAGTTGGCAGCATCGTCTGCGCAGCAGAAAGTGGATGTGGTGGATCACCGACTGCAGCCTTCGGTTCTGGACGGCGCTGAGCACACCAAGTGTTTGCCGAACTTGACCTTTGCCaattcttctctctccctcccgGAGCCTCACCGCGTCTTCTTAACCTACAAGCACTGCAGGAACTTCTCGGTCCTGCTGAGACCTTCCAGGTGCAGCAAAGAGATGTTC
This window of the Hirundo rustica isolate bHirRus1 chromosome 17, bHirRus1.pri.v3, whole genome shotgun sequence genome carries:
- the LRRC43 gene encoding leucine-rich repeat-containing protein 43; protein product: MAAPGSVSAAFQEYLQHLGLQDFPCGFGSWNKSRLNALRSPRAEPAGLEEAVPPGEETPEALLELLRDRHSPWALPPDCSPQERLLREVAALAPELLRGSGVFQAVRSLRILDKGVEEVDEGLLRFQQLEELVLSANRIRRVTSAHLPRTLKVLELCCNAVDDLQDLCARPPPELQHLGLGYNRLCGPSQEKYFTMDFWPNLVSLDLSFNSLTDLLELVSQLSTLQNLHILVLQGNPLALIPTYRGFLVDSLPKLSILDDIHVWPEERQRFHGLARQPELMRSEARVVVSIGEMKGLPNPEDFQQLEVGSEGPVITYSYCVTYEFTEGEEPEDRGSPEGKKIHQSPTVAMLDVDSSAQDTGETKSHQEPAATEEPKAHSAKVFATRGQPWADTIDCSYRKEHIAKDLVGLKSYLEAGTIVSVVEEKVLSWPVDPEENTVPNKREGQELKKNGAKKKQKKKKKQQREFRSDPPIRSTLGTARVTLETLLATEDLVATVCDFGILIPEKPPESPVLEEKEVKKGKDKSKNAEAGKGGLASRKTAATPTPKGKNKDTAEVEEGQELQLVPLTVQFQMQLLRWPLAASTQSQENVAVGKTQ